A window from Cytobacillus sp. FSL H8-0458 encodes these proteins:
- a CDS encoding flagellar hook-basal body protein yields MFRGFYTAASGMLAQQRRTEVLTNNMANANTPGFKADQTSLRAFPEMLLQRIGRQTVPTENGLNLPFNNEVGRLTTGVYMQETLPSFMQGDMKETGLGTDLALLDLNLPVNPDTGIRGTVFYNAAGNDGEPRYTRNGNFTFDAGGFLTTAGGLYILDDAGERIQLSSDRFTVSKDGVIIGEAGETARLGITFAQNPESLRKEGDGLFAATEESILENAYNAQNVQFKLQQGYLERSNVDASRTMTDMMAAYRSFEANQKVLQAYDRSMEKAANEIGRIG; encoded by the coding sequence ATGTTTAGAGGTTTCTACACAGCTGCTTCCGGTATGCTTGCACAGCAGAGGAGAACGGAAGTACTGACAAATAATATGGCGAATGCCAATACACCCGGCTTTAAAGCAGACCAGACGAGCCTGAGGGCTTTTCCGGAGATGCTTCTGCAGCGCATTGGCCGGCAGACCGTGCCGACTGAAAATGGACTAAACCTTCCTTTTAATAATGAAGTGGGCAGACTGACTACAGGGGTTTATATGCAGGAGACGCTTCCGTCCTTCATGCAGGGTGATATGAAGGAAACAGGCCTCGGGACAGACCTGGCATTATTGGATCTTAATTTGCCGGTTAATCCGGATACAGGCATAAGAGGGACCGTTTTTTATAACGCTGCTGGAAACGATGGCGAACCGCGCTATACGAGAAATGGGAATTTTACCTTCGATGCCGGGGGCTTTTTGACGACAGCAGGCGGATTATATATTTTAGATGATGCGGGTGAGCGGATTCAGCTCTCCAGTGACCGTTTTACAGTAAGTAAAGATGGTGTGATTATCGGTGAAGCGGGCGAAACAGCCAGACTCGGTATCACTTTTGCCCAAAACCCCGAAAGCCTGCGAAAAGAAGGCGACGGTCTTTTTGCAGCGACCGAAGAGAGTATCCTCGAAAATGCCTATAATGCACAGAATGTCCAATTCAAGCTTCAGCAGGGCTATCTGGAGCGTTCCAATGTAGATGCTTCCCGTACAATGACGGATATGATGGCAGCCTATCGCTCTTTTGAAGCAAACCAAAAGGTTCTGCAGGCATATGACCGCAGTATGGAGAAAGCCGCAAATGAAATCGGGCGGATCGGGTAA
- a CDS encoding DUF4212 domain-containing protein encodes MKKIDKKVADSYFREKTRNMIIYFAIGFLASFGVVFFAEPLSDITINGFPFHYFMGAQGAVLTFIILLFVNAKMGDAIDRKYGIDENKNEQISSGKVLDH; translated from the coding sequence TTGAAGAAAATCGATAAAAAAGTAGCGGACAGTTATTTTCGCGAAAAGACTCGGAATATGATCATTTATTTTGCTATTGGCTTTCTTGCCTCTTTTGGAGTTGTCTTTTTCGCAGAACCATTAAGCGATATTACCATTAACGGATTCCCCTTCCACTACTTTATGGGCGCACAGGGAGCTGTACTGACGTTTATCATTCTGCTGTTTGTTAATGCAAAAATGGGAGATGCAATTGATCGGAAATATGGAATAGATGAAAACAAAAATGAACAAATCAGTTCAGGGAAAGTTCTTGATCATTAA
- a CDS encoding DUF294 nucleotidyltransferase-like domain-containing protein → MALSLLSMCEVRHYKKNDVILKKNKPREGLLLLLEGLSEVFVKNDHSGREEVLEVVQTGELIGFSSLADFLGVSKQTSVELVEVKASSEVTAMFIPFEVVRKRWDDPAVHDYLLTQVAVRLKDVYTSLAEQVKLATDYGENDAFMIRVQDVMSSEAAAVSPAATIQEAARLMLKRKISSVLVTDKDSLKGIITERDIVEGVAAEGADITAPASTIMTAGPVTVSRSAYYYDALSLILFKGIKHLPVMEDSKVAGIVTLSDLLRKKNENVIKTVQKIEKADRDSLPQVKTGIYEIINSLIRDRVPVLKTLEIITKLYDRMSGRIIALSISELREKGLQQPCEFAFYHMGSSGRGEQFMLTDQDHFLVYESQSEEAEDFFEELGNRITSNMESAGYARCKGLMMCSEQKWRGSLAVWEERLRTWLLQSTNDNLLLAQNFFSYRLIAGSEGLHAKFEAMAREQMKRSRIFLYRLAQLEREHVIPTLDQPLRSLFKLQRKSMDMKKEVLFPYHHSLQILSLMHGKLSGTPLEKIDFLQERQVFSKEFAHDLSGSVSTILTLYVTQRWQQEENGAAPSSVVSFSRMSTREKEELILSLKTLKELQSQAIAKFSL, encoded by the coding sequence ATGGCCCTTTCACTTCTATCCATGTGCGAAGTACGCCACTACAAAAAAAATGACGTGATACTGAAAAAAAATAAACCTCGTGAAGGCCTTCTGCTCCTATTAGAAGGTCTTTCAGAGGTATTTGTGAAAAATGACCACAGCGGGAGGGAGGAAGTGCTCGAAGTGGTCCAGACAGGAGAGTTGATTGGATTTTCCAGCCTCGCCGATTTCCTGGGTGTATCCAAACAGACCTCTGTTGAGCTTGTCGAAGTCAAAGCCTCCAGTGAGGTAACGGCGATGTTCATTCCGTTTGAAGTGGTGAGAAAAAGATGGGATGATCCTGCAGTTCATGATTACCTGCTGACTCAGGTTGCCGTGAGATTGAAGGATGTATACACGTCACTTGCAGAACAGGTCAAGCTTGCAACAGATTATGGGGAAAATGATGCATTCATGATCCGGGTTCAGGATGTTATGAGCAGTGAGGCAGCCGCAGTCAGCCCGGCTGCAACCATTCAGGAAGCAGCCCGGCTCATGCTTAAAAGAAAGATTAGTTCAGTCCTCGTTACAGATAAGGACAGCTTAAAAGGAATTATTACGGAAAGAGACATTGTGGAAGGGGTTGCTGCTGAAGGGGCAGATATTACTGCTCCAGCAAGCACCATTATGACAGCGGGTCCGGTTACGGTATCAAGGTCCGCTTATTATTATGACGCCCTTTCACTGATTCTGTTTAAGGGAATCAAACACCTGCCCGTAATGGAAGATTCAAAGGTCGCAGGGATAGTGACACTATCAGATTTGCTGAGAAAGAAAAATGAGAATGTGATAAAGACGGTTCAAAAAATCGAAAAAGCCGATCGAGACAGCCTTCCGCAAGTAAAAACCGGCATCTATGAGATAATTAATTCTTTAATAAGAGACCGTGTTCCTGTATTAAAAACGCTTGAGATCATTACAAAGCTATACGATCGCATGAGCGGCAGAATTATAGCACTATCAATTTCTGAACTGAGGGAAAAAGGCTTGCAGCAGCCATGCGAATTTGCTTTCTATCACATGGGCTCCAGCGGCCGTGGAGAACAGTTCATGCTCACAGATCAGGACCATTTCCTGGTTTATGAGAGCCAATCGGAGGAAGCAGAGGATTTTTTTGAAGAGCTGGGAAATAGGATCACTTCTAACATGGAGAGTGCCGGCTACGCTCGGTGCAAGGGCCTCATGATGTGCAGTGAGCAGAAATGGAGGGGTTCACTGGCAGTATGGGAGGAGCGGCTGCGAACCTGGCTGCTTCAATCCACTAACGACAATTTACTGTTAGCGCAAAACTTTTTCTCCTATCGGCTAATTGCGGGGAGTGAAGGGCTGCATGCAAAATTTGAAGCAATGGCTCGGGAGCAGATGAAAAGGTCCAGGATTTTTTTATACCGGCTGGCACAGCTTGAAAGGGAACATGTCATTCCCACGTTGGATCAGCCGCTACGGTCCTTATTTAAGCTGCAGCGCAAAAGCATGGATATGAAAAAAGAAGTTTTATTTCCCTATCACCATAGCCTGCAGATACTGTCACTGATGCATGGGAAACTATCAGGCACACCGCTTGAGAAAATAGATTTCCTGCAGGAAAGGCAGGTATTCTCAAAGGAGTTTGCACACGATTTGAGTGGTTCTGTAAGCACTATATTGACGTTGTATGTCACCCAGCGCTGGCAGCAGGAAGAAAACGGTGCCGCACCATCTTCCGTTGTCTCATTTTCCCGAATGTCTACCCGTGAAAAAGAAGAATTGATTCTAAGCTTAAAGACATTAAAGGAGCTGCAGAGCCAGGCAATTGCAAAATTCTCATTATAG
- the spoIIID gene encoding sporulation transcriptional regulator SpoIIID: MHDYIKERTIKIGKYIVETKKTVRVIAKEFGVSKSTVHKDLTERLPEINPELANEVKEILDYHKSIRHLRGGEATKMKYKKEEMEEEPVK, translated from the coding sequence GTGCACGATTACATCAAAGAGAGAACTATCAAGATTGGAAAGTATATCGTGGAGACGAAAAAAACGGTTCGCGTAATCGCGAAGGAGTTTGGCGTATCCAAAAGTACAGTCCATAAAGACTTGACGGAAAGACTGCCTGAAATCAATCCTGAACTGGCAAACGAAGTAAAGGAAATCCTGGATTATCATAAATCGATCCGCCATCTGCGCGGCGGGGAAGCCACTAAAATGAAGTATAAAAAAGAAGAAATGGAAGAAGAGCCAGTTAAATGA
- the ssb gene encoding single-stranded DNA-binding protein, translating to MINQVTLVGRLTRDPELKRTQEGIPVTNVTLAVNRQYRSQKGEVDADFVQCTLWKKTAENTSQYCRKGTLIGITGRIQTRHYDNQEKKRIYVTEVVAESVRFLDRKKTEDIPVTVTKEELPF from the coding sequence ATGATCAATCAAGTGACCCTGGTGGGAAGGCTGACAAGGGATCCTGAGCTAAAAAGGACACAGGAAGGAATTCCGGTGACGAATGTGACGCTGGCAGTAAACCGTCAGTACCGCAGCCAGAAGGGTGAAGTCGATGCGGATTTTGTGCAGTGCACCTTATGGAAAAAAACCGCGGAAAATACATCGCAGTATTGCCGGAAGGGAACCCTGATTGGAATAACCGGAAGAATTCAGACGAGGCATTATGATAATCAGGAAAAGAAAAGGATTTATGTAACAGAGGTGGTAGCGGAATCAGTCCGCTTCCTTGACCGGAAAAAGACAGAGGACATCCCGGTGACCGTGACCAAGGAGGAGCTGCCATTTTGA
- a CDS encoding YwpF-like family protein has product MKTFKLVSLQLVEENGLIDIELDDGLIINKEDEKSNWLLEAFIDKSYLEYFKKRADDKDELTIQVVITKKENDPAAFQTKITSISELENHISILFEGSLKRTKNDYAELLLQDLLDKGYIGDSLLEEFKEKMHSKPRLAAAAKENKETPAQS; this is encoded by the coding sequence ATGAAAACATTTAAACTTGTTTCTCTGCAATTGGTGGAAGAAAATGGCCTGATTGATATTGAACTGGATGATGGATTGATTATCAATAAAGAAGATGAGAAGAGCAACTGGCTTCTGGAGGCATTTATTGATAAATCCTATCTTGAGTACTTCAAAAAGCGCGCTGATGATAAAGACGAGCTGACCATCCAAGTTGTTATTACCAAAAAAGAAAACGATCCAGCCGCATTCCAAACTAAAATTACCTCTATCAGCGAACTGGAAAACCATATCAGCATCCTTTTTGAGGGATCACTCAAAAGAACGAAAAACGATTACGCCGAATTGCTGCTTCAGGACCTCTTGGACAAGGGCTATATCGGCGACAGCCTGCTCGAAGAATTTAAGGAAAAAATGCATAGCAAGCCGCGTCTGGCTGCTGCAGCAAAGGAAAATAAAGAAACTCCCGCTCAGTCATGA
- a CDS encoding LysM peptidoglycan-binding domain-containing protein, which yields MQTRKERILNDKRKKIKARGMTAASTLFAAVIASAGFSASENEAYALTGFYKVKQGDTLYKISREHDMTVKELKAVNRLKSDKIQPGQTLEVRIERHTEDSFNNQTAVYTVVPGDTLWGIAKRYRMNVNELKTLNKLKRDMVLINQKIIIKGDISKTKAIITGAADNFTVEFKSGNDYFTLKVPYGTALSYQKMSGKEILVVYKDDALINIQ from the coding sequence ATGCAAACACGCAAGGAAAGGATTCTAAATGATAAAAGAAAGAAGATAAAAGCAAGAGGAATGACAGCAGCCAGCACCCTTTTTGCAGCAGTAATTGCATCAGCCGGTTTCAGCGCTTCAGAAAATGAAGCTTATGCATTGACAGGATTCTATAAAGTGAAGCAGGGAGATACTTTATATAAAATCTCCAGAGAACATGATATGACTGTTAAAGAATTGAAAGCGGTTAACCGGCTTAAGTCTGACAAGATCCAGCCGGGCCAAACACTGGAGGTTCGGATTGAACGGCATACAGAAGATTCCTTTAATAACCAGACAGCTGTTTATACCGTGGTGCCGGGTGATACACTTTGGGGAATCGCAAAGCGCTACCGTATGAATGTCAATGAACTGAAAACATTGAACAAATTAAAAAGGGATATGGTCCTCATCAATCAAAAAATAATCATTAAAGGGGATATTTCCAAAACAAAGGCTATCATTACCGGTGCAGCAGACAATTTTACGGTCGAATTTAAAAGCGGGAATGATTATTTTACATTAAAGGTACCGTATGGGACAGCACTGTCTTATCAAAAAATGTCAGGAAAAGAAATCCTCGTGGTTTACAAGGACGATGCTCTGATCAATATACAATAA
- a CDS encoding DNA-directed RNA polymerase subunit beta has translation MSVNNSNQEAVKTREQLNKEHSKDESPRKGRVRIRLIPIWLRIIIVVLLIFLSVTAGAAVGYGVIGGGEVKDIFLKSTWMHIVELVEKE, from the coding sequence ATGTCAGTAAACAACAGTAATCAAGAAGCAGTCAAGACGCGTGAACAACTGAATAAAGAACACAGCAAAGATGAGTCACCGCGTAAAGGGCGGGTTCGCATCCGTCTCATTCCGATCTGGCTTCGGATTATTATTGTCGTGCTTTTAATTTTCCTGAGCGTTACGGCAGGAGCCGCGGTCGGGTATGGGGTCATTGGCGGCGGAGAAGTAAAGGATATTTTTTTAAAGTCCACCTGGATGCATATAGTTGAACTGGTGGAAAAAGAATAG
- a CDS encoding 3'-5' exonuclease: MFFLRKNVSCSLKYENIPLSTPLEDLNFIVFDTETTGFQVSAADRIIEIGAVPVKGFQVLEKDLFQTYVNPKRQISREIKELTSITDELVKDAPQAMEAIQSFFEYVESREAVCLIGHYVSFDALAIKSECKREKLALKNFLTIDTLDLIGFIAPSCDMRDLERYAMAFGTRIYDRHCAAGDALTTAYLFVELLFQFQLRGHKTWGELIKATESQMRSLHY; the protein is encoded by the coding sequence ATGTTCTTTCTCAGAAAAAATGTGTCATGTTCATTAAAATATGAAAATATTCCATTATCCACTCCCCTGGAAGATCTGAATTTTATTGTTTTTGATACGGAAACAACAGGATTTCAGGTTTCTGCGGCAGACCGGATCATTGAAATTGGCGCCGTTCCGGTAAAAGGATTTCAGGTGCTGGAAAAGGACCTTTTTCAGACATATGTTAACCCAAAACGACAAATTTCTCGGGAAATAAAAGAACTAACCTCCATTACCGATGAGCTGGTAAAAGATGCCCCGCAGGCCATGGAAGCTATTCAGAGCTTTTTTGAGTATGTCGAATCAAGGGAGGCAGTATGCCTGATTGGGCATTATGTAAGCTTCGATGCCTTGGCTATAAAGAGTGAATGTAAGCGCGAAAAGCTTGCATTAAAAAATTTCCTGACCATTGATACGCTGGATCTGATTGGATTTATTGCTCCGTCTTGCGATATGCGTGACCTTGAAAGGTATGCCATGGCATTCGGCACCCGCATATATGACCGCCATTGTGCAGCTGGGGACGCTTTAACGACCGCTTACCTATTTGTTGAGCTGCTTTTTCAATTTCAGCTGAGGGGCCATAAAACCTGGGGGGAATTGATTAAAGCAACAGAGAGTCAAATGAGATCTCTGCATTATTAA
- a CDS encoding helix-turn-helix domain-containing protein, with amino-acid sequence MSLPEILKKLRTDRKWTQDFAAEMLKVDRSTISKYETGKVTPTYQTLVQMAEVYKVDKTLLTDELESPSSYSAADKSVLKENPDDKDMEMIREIISHFPDLKKSLLDIYTFNEKKKALAVRMIKNNIHALKEF; translated from the coding sequence ATGTCTTTACCTGAAATACTGAAAAAGTTAAGAACGGACCGAAAGTGGACTCAGGATTTTGCTGCTGAAATGCTGAAAGTGGATCGCTCAACCATTAGCAAATACGAAACAGGCAAGGTCACCCCCACTTACCAAACCCTCGTACAAATGGCAGAAGTATATAAAGTGGACAAGACCTTATTGACTGATGAATTGGAGAGCCCGTCCTCCTACTCAGCGGCGGACAAGTCCGTTTTAAAAGAAAACCCGGATGATAAGGACATGGAGATGATCCGGGAAATCATCAGCCATTTTCCTGACCTGAAAAAATCCCTCCTGGACATATACACCTTTAACGAAAAGAAAAAAGCCCTGGCTGTGAGAATGATTAAGAACAACATTCATGCATTGAAAGAATTTTAG
- a CDS encoding rod shape-determining protein encodes MFARDIGIDLGTANVLIHVKGRGIVLNEPSVVAIDRNTNKVLAVGEEARRMVGRTPGNIVAIRPLKDGVIADFDVTEAMLKHFINKLNVKGFLSKPRILICCPTNVTGVEQKAIREAAEKSGGKKIYLEEEPKVAAIGAGMDIFQPSGNMVVDIGGGTTDVAVLSMGDIVTSSSIKMAGDKFDNEILQYIKKEYKLLIGERTAENIKVTIGTVFPGGKNEEMEIRGRDMVSGLPRTITVRSEEVQGALAESVDVIVQAAKSVLERTPPELSADIIDRGVILTGGGALLHGIDQLLAEELKVPVLIAENPMDCVAVGTGIMLDNIDKLPKKKLV; translated from the coding sequence ATGTTTGCTAGGGATATTGGGATTGATTTAGGAACAGCCAACGTGCTAATTCACGTTAAAGGCCGCGGTATTGTGCTGAATGAACCATCGGTAGTGGCAATTGACCGAAATACAAACAAGGTGCTGGCCGTAGGAGAAGAAGCACGCCGCATGGTCGGCCGTACGCCGGGGAACATCGTGGCAATCCGACCGCTAAAAGACGGGGTTATTGCTGACTTCGATGTAACAGAAGCGATGCTGAAGCATTTTATCAACAAATTGAATGTTAAAGGCTTCTTATCAAAGCCGCGCATTCTGATCTGCTGCCCGACAAATGTGACAGGTGTTGAACAGAAAGCGATCAGGGAAGCGGCTGAAAAAAGCGGCGGTAAAAAGATCTACCTCGAAGAAGAGCCGAAGGTTGCGGCCATCGGAGCAGGCATGGACATCTTCCAGCCGAGCGGTAACATGGTTGTCGACATCGGCGGGGGTACAACAGATGTCGCGGTTTTATCAATGGGTGACATTGTGACGTCTTCATCCATAAAAATGGCCGGAGATAAGTTTGACAACGAAATTCTTCAATACATCAAAAAAGAGTACAAGCTTTTAATCGGTGAAAGAACAGCTGAAAACATTAAAGTAACGATTGGGACTGTATTTCCTGGCGGCAAAAACGAAGAAATGGAAATCCGCGGCCGCGATATGGTGTCAGGTCTTCCAAGAACCATTACAGTTCGATCCGAGGAAGTTCAGGGTGCTTTGGCAGAATCTGTTGATGTCATCGTCCAGGCTGCTAAAAGCGTGCTGGAACGCACACCGCCTGAATTGTCTGCAGACATCATTGACCGCGGGGTTATTTTAACAGGAGGCGGCGCACTTCTTCACGGAATCGACCAGCTTTTGGCGGAAGAGCTGAAAGTCCCTGTATTAATTGCAGAGAATCCGATGGATTGCGTAGCTGTTGGAACTGGCATCATGCTTGATAATATTGATAAGCTTCCAAAGAAGAAGCTTGTATAA
- a CDS encoding flagellar hook-basal body protein: protein MNRTMITATNTLAQLQKQMDIVSHNVANIDTAGYKRREANFTDLLFQQFNNQRSPAAEAGRLTPGGIRQGVGAKLAQSQIVMQQGSLKATDRPLDFAFTKEGQYFRVLEQTEDGAAVRFTRAGAFYLTPVSDNETMLVTADGLPVLDENNNSIIINGQAKNLKLTDTGSFLAEAANGAIQEFNLGVVLINKPQFLEQKGDNLLGLPDGIDGEGIYTELNGALRGQIGIAQGSLEHSNVDLSKEMTELINLQRAYQFQSRSVSMADQMMGLVNGIR from the coding sequence ATGAATCGAACCATGATCACGGCAACAAATACTCTGGCCCAGCTGCAGAAGCAGATGGATATTGTCAGCCATAATGTGGCCAACATTGATACAGCGGGCTATAAAAGACGGGAAGCCAATTTTACTGATTTGCTTTTTCAGCAGTTCAATAATCAGCGGAGTCCGGCTGCCGAGGCAGGAAGACTGACACCGGGAGGCATCAGGCAGGGCGTGGGTGCAAAGCTGGCGCAGTCCCAAATCGTCATGCAGCAGGGTTCATTAAAGGCAACGGACCGGCCGCTGGACTTTGCTTTCACAAAGGAAGGCCAGTATTTCCGTGTGCTGGAGCAGACGGAAGACGGAGCAGCGGTGCGTTTTACCAGAGCGGGCGCTTTTTATTTAACACCGGTTTCAGATAATGAGACCATGCTTGTGACAGCTGACGGACTTCCGGTTCTTGATGAAAATAATAATTCGATTATAATAAATGGACAGGCTAAAAATTTAAAACTAACCGATACAGGAAGCTTTTTGGCAGAAGCAGCCAATGGTGCCATCCAGGAATTCAATCTTGGAGTGGTTCTGATCAACAAGCCTCAATTCCTGGAGCAAAAAGGCGATAATCTTCTTGGCCTGCCGGATGGAATAGATGGCGAGGGGATTTATACAGAGCTGAACGGTGCGCTCCGCGGACAGATTGGAATAGCCCAGGGTTCTTTGGAACATTCCAATGTGGATTTGTCCAAGGAAATGACAGAATTGATCAACCTCCAGCGGGCATATCAGTTTCAGTCCAGATCCGTCTCCATGGCTGATCAAATGATGGGGCTGGTCAACGGAATACGTTAG
- a CDS encoding sodium:solute symporter family protein — MDTQFLVSLTIILATFALYIGIAVYNKAKETSEFYVAGRGVPPIFNGMAIGADWMSAASFIGMAGTIMLLGYDGLAYIMGWTGGYLLLTFLLAPQLRKYGRYTVPEFIGDRFDSHTARVIAALCTIIISFTYSIGQLSGSGVVIGRLFEIDAKLGTMIGVVLIAFYAAFGGMKGITWTQVAQYVILIIAYIIPVVFMSLQITGNPAPWLSYGELVGKMGELDREMGISEYFAPFTNGTKWQFLALMFTLMAGTAGLPHVIVRFYTVSTMKAARWSGAWALLFIGLLYLSAPAYAAFSRFILMTQVAGSKITELPAWTKTWVDTGKLQVADGNGDGVLQWNELIISNDIVVMATPEIANLGMFVIGLVAAGAMAAALSTAGGLMIAISSAFAHDIFYRVLKPNSTEKTRLSVARWSIVIATLLAGVIALNPPGAITQIVAWAFALATGTFFPALVLGVWWKRSNSQGVIAGLLVGLGVTLAYIFAAKYGGFTILGIIDTGAGVFGATAAFAANIIVSLMTAAPSQKIQEEVMDLRYPEQMVYKDGEVWMNDDGSKSL; from the coding sequence TTGGATACACAGTTTTTGGTCTCATTAACTATCATTTTAGCTACATTTGCTTTGTATATTGGCATAGCCGTTTACAATAAGGCCAAAGAAACTTCTGAGTTCTATGTTGCCGGCCGCGGAGTGCCGCCAATCTTCAATGGAATGGCGATTGGCGCTGACTGGATGAGTGCTGCTTCCTTTATCGGGATGGCAGGAACGATCATGCTTCTGGGTTATGACGGTCTTGCCTATATTATGGGCTGGACGGGCGGATACCTGCTCTTAACCTTCCTGCTGGCACCACAGCTGCGGAAATATGGCCGCTACACGGTTCCGGAATTCATCGGTGACCGCTTTGACAGCCACACAGCACGAGTGATTGCAGCCCTTTGTACAATCATCATCAGCTTCACCTATTCGATTGGCCAGCTTTCCGGTTCCGGAGTAGTTATTGGCCGTCTTTTTGAAATTGATGCAAAGCTTGGAACCATGATCGGTGTCGTTCTGATTGCCTTTTATGCTGCATTCGGAGGCATGAAGGGGATTACTTGGACGCAGGTTGCTCAGTATGTCATTTTGATTATTGCTTATATTATTCCAGTCGTTTTCATGTCCCTGCAAATTACAGGAAACCCGGCACCATGGCTTTCTTACGGAGAGCTTGTAGGTAAAATGGGTGAGCTCGACCGTGAAATGGGGATCTCTGAATACTTTGCGCCATTTACAAATGGAACAAAGTGGCAGTTCCTTGCCCTTATGTTTACCCTGATGGCTGGTACTGCAGGACTGCCGCACGTAATTGTCCGTTTCTATACGGTATCAACGATGAAGGCAGCCCGCTGGTCGGGAGCATGGGCATTGCTGTTCATCGGCTTGCTGTATCTGTCTGCACCTGCATACGCTGCATTCTCCCGTTTCATTTTAATGACACAGGTTGCCGGCAGCAAAATTACGGAGCTCCCAGCCTGGACAAAGACCTGGGTTGATACAGGCAAGCTGCAAGTAGCAGATGGCAATGGCGACGGAGTCCTTCAATGGAACGAACTCATTATCTCGAATGATATTGTGGTTATGGCGACACCGGAAATTGCCAATCTTGGCATGTTTGTCATCGGTCTTGTGGCAGCAGGTGCAATGGCTGCTGCGTTATCAACGGCCGGAGGTTTGATGATTGCGATTTCTTCCGCATTTGCTCACGATATTTTTTACCGGGTGCTAAAGCCGAATTCAACTGAAAAAACACGTCTTTCAGTTGCCCGATGGTCTATTGTCATCGCCACTCTTTTGGCCGGTGTGATCGCGCTTAACCCGCCAGGAGCCATTACGCAAATTGTTGCCTGGGCATTCGCGCTCGCGACAGGGACATTCTTCCCGGCGCTAGTTCTGGGTGTCTGGTGGAAGCGTTCAAACTCACAGGGGGTTATTGCCGGCCTGCTGGTCGGGTTAGGTGTTACCTTGGCGTACATCTTTGCAGCTAAATATGGAGGATTTACAATCTTGGGAATCATTGATACAGGTGCCGGTGTGTTTGGTGCCACAGCTGCATTTGCAGCTAATATCATTGTTTCTCTCATGACAGCTGCTCCTTCGCAAAAAATTCAGGAGGAAGTTATGGATCTTCGCTATCCGGAGCAAATGGTATATAAAGATGGTGAAGTATGGATGAACGATGATGGATCAAAATCTCTATAA
- the fabZ gene encoding 3-hydroxyacyl-ACP dehydratase FabZ produces the protein MKLNVEEIKEIIPHRYPFLFVDSIEELEPGKRAVGKKNVSANEEVFNGHFPNYNVFPGCLTLEACAQTGAVALLSLDEYKGKLAFFAGVEKCRWKRQVRPGDTLIMEVELLSVRRGIGKGKAVATVDGEVAMEAEIMFAIER, from the coding sequence ATGAAATTGAATGTAGAAGAAATCAAAGAAATAATCCCTCACCGATATCCATTCCTGTTCGTGGATTCCATTGAAGAGCTTGAGCCCGGAAAAAGAGCTGTCGGCAAAAAGAATGTAAGTGCCAACGAGGAAGTGTTCAATGGGCATTTCCCTAATTACAATGTATTCCCGGGATGCCTGACACTTGAAGCCTGCGCGCAAACCGGTGCTGTGGCACTGCTGTCACTGGATGAATACAAAGGAAAACTCGCCTTTTTTGCAGGTGTGGAAAAATGCCGCTGGAAACGCCAGGTGCGGCCGGGCGATACACTCATCATGGAGGTTGAACTGCTCTCCGTCCGCAGAGGAATTGGAAAAGGCAAAGCCGTTGCGACCGTGGATGGCGAAGTGGCGATGGAAGCAGAAATTATGTTTGCGATTGAACGATAA